One genomic segment of Oncorhynchus kisutch isolate 150728-3 linkage group LG15, Okis_V2, whole genome shotgun sequence includes these proteins:
- the LOC109905143 gene encoding P2Y purinoceptor 4-like isoform X1 — protein sequence MQLNTQCFAIIFQGVWLCASSHEIGRINSPAIERKLHTFEIRYYKTSFGSLLQRQKMDSAIHSHLVRNQSSLILHAGYSNDTCRFNEEFKYILLPVSYSLVCIMGLVLNSVALWMFLTKMRPWNPSTVYMFHLALSDFLYVLSLPTLIYYYANRSHWPFGVAACKIVRFLFYANLYCSILFLTCTSVHRYLGICHPIKALTMVKPRHAHAVCGMVWAAVTACLVPNLIFVTTSQRDNDTLCHDTTSPEQFEEYVDYSSTVMVLLFGVPFVVIMVCYCLMARTLCRPRRGLSPSQRSSPSRTKSIKLIVVVLVVFAVCFVPFHITRTLYYTYRVLDAKCEFLNIVNFAYKITRPLASVNSCIDPLLYFLAGDHYRAKLVKALTGKRQTTTSRSAAYLQNRPSNNHEIALVYKNSDSKASGEPER from the exons ATGCAATTAAATACACAGTGCTTCGCCATAATATTTCAGGGGGTTTGGTTATGTGCCAGTTCTCATGAAATTGGTAGGATTAATTCCCCTGCTATTGAAAGGAAGTTACATACTTTTGAGATCAG ATATTACAAGACAAGTTTTGGCTCTCTGCTGCAAAGACAGAAGATGGACTCAGCTATCCACAGCCACCTTGTGCGGAACCAGTCCAGTCTGATTCTGCACGCTGGGTATTCAAACGACACCTGTCGCTTCAATGAGGAGTTTAAGTACATCCTACTGCCTGTGTCCTACAGCCTGGTGTGTATTATGGGTCTGGTGCTGAACTCAGTGGCTCTGTGGATGTTCCTGACCAAGATGCGACCGTGGAACCCCAGCACCGTCTACATGTTTCACCTGGCCCTGTCAGACTTCCTATACGTTCTCTCCCTGCCCACCCTCATCTACTACTACGCTAACCGCAGCCACTGGCCCTTTGGCGTCGCCGCCTGCAAGATCGTCCGCTTCTTGTTCTACGCCAACCTCTACTGCAGCATCCTTTTCCTCACCTGCACCAGCGTCCACCGCTACCTGGGCATCTGCCACCCCATCAAGGCCCTGACCATGGTGAAGCCGCGCCATGCCCATGCCGTGTGTGGCATGGTGTGGGCTGCCGTCACGGCGTGTCTGGTGCCCAACCTCATCTTCGTCACCACCAGTCAGAGGGACAACGACACGTTGTGTCACGATACGACCAGTCCGGAGCAGTTTGAGGAGTATGTGGACTACAGCTCTACGGTCATGGTCCTGTTGTTCGGCGTTCCCTTCGTGGTCATCATGGTCTGTTACTGTCTGATGGCGAGGACTCTGTGTCGGCCCAGACGGGGGCTTTCGCCCAGCCAGCGGAGCTCACCTTCACGCACCAAGTCCATCAAGCTGattgtggtggtgctggtggtgttcgctgtgtgttttgTACCTTTCCACATCACACGCACCCTCTACTATACCTACCGCGTGCTGGATGCCAAATGTGAATTCCTGAACATCGTCAACTTTGCCTATAAGATCACCAGGCCCCTGGCCAGTGTGAACAGTTGTATTGATCCCCTCCTGTATTTCCTGGCTGGGGATCACTACCGCGCTAAGCTGGTCAAAGCTCTCActggtaagagacagacaaccACCAGTCGCTCTGCTGCCTACCTGCAAAACCGCCCCAGTAACAACCATGAGATCGCCCTGGTCTATAAGAACTCAGACTCGAAAGCCAGCGGTGAACCTGAGAGATAG
- the LOC109905143 gene encoding P2Y purinoceptor 4-like isoform X2 gives MDSAIHSHLVRNQSSLILHAGYSNDTCRFNEEFKYILLPVSYSLVCIMGLVLNSVALWMFLTKMRPWNPSTVYMFHLALSDFLYVLSLPTLIYYYANRSHWPFGVAACKIVRFLFYANLYCSILFLTCTSVHRYLGICHPIKALTMVKPRHAHAVCGMVWAAVTACLVPNLIFVTTSQRDNDTLCHDTTSPEQFEEYVDYSSTVMVLLFGVPFVVIMVCYCLMARTLCRPRRGLSPSQRSSPSRTKSIKLIVVVLVVFAVCFVPFHITRTLYYTYRVLDAKCEFLNIVNFAYKITRPLASVNSCIDPLLYFLAGDHYRAKLVKALTGKRQTTTSRSAAYLQNRPSNNHEIALVYKNSDSKASGEPER, from the coding sequence ATGGACTCAGCTATCCACAGCCACCTTGTGCGGAACCAGTCCAGTCTGATTCTGCACGCTGGGTATTCAAACGACACCTGTCGCTTCAATGAGGAGTTTAAGTACATCCTACTGCCTGTGTCCTACAGCCTGGTGTGTATTATGGGTCTGGTGCTGAACTCAGTGGCTCTGTGGATGTTCCTGACCAAGATGCGACCGTGGAACCCCAGCACCGTCTACATGTTTCACCTGGCCCTGTCAGACTTCCTATACGTTCTCTCCCTGCCCACCCTCATCTACTACTACGCTAACCGCAGCCACTGGCCCTTTGGCGTCGCCGCCTGCAAGATCGTCCGCTTCTTGTTCTACGCCAACCTCTACTGCAGCATCCTTTTCCTCACCTGCACCAGCGTCCACCGCTACCTGGGCATCTGCCACCCCATCAAGGCCCTGACCATGGTGAAGCCGCGCCATGCCCATGCCGTGTGTGGCATGGTGTGGGCTGCCGTCACGGCGTGTCTGGTGCCCAACCTCATCTTCGTCACCACCAGTCAGAGGGACAACGACACGTTGTGTCACGATACGACCAGTCCGGAGCAGTTTGAGGAGTATGTGGACTACAGCTCTACGGTCATGGTCCTGTTGTTCGGCGTTCCCTTCGTGGTCATCATGGTCTGTTACTGTCTGATGGCGAGGACTCTGTGTCGGCCCAGACGGGGGCTTTCGCCCAGCCAGCGGAGCTCACCTTCACGCACCAAGTCCATCAAGCTGattgtggtggtgctggtggtgttcgctgtgtgttttgTACCTTTCCACATCACACGCACCCTCTACTATACCTACCGCGTGCTGGATGCCAAATGTGAATTCCTGAACATCGTCAACTTTGCCTATAAGATCACCAGGCCCCTGGCCAGTGTGAACAGTTGTATTGATCCCCTCCTGTATTTCCTGGCTGGGGATCACTACCGCGCTAAGCTGGTCAAAGCTCTCActggtaagagacagacaaccACCAGTCGCTCTGCTGCCTACCTGCAAAACCGCCCCAGTAACAACCATGAGATCGCCCTGGTCTATAAGAACTCAGACTCGAAAGCCAGCGGTGAACCTGAGAGATAG